One part of the Mangrovibacillus cuniculi genome encodes these proteins:
- the trpC gene encoding indole-3-glycerol phosphate synthase TrpC has product MTILTKIVEDKAKRIPEWKEKYEDLEVPNVKRASFIAAIKKSSDLAIIAEIKKASPSKGVLSENFAPLKIAEAYEASQVTCISVLTDEAFFQGGFPILDAVSDKVATPLLCKDFIIDPIQIKMAALHGASCILLIAAILEKEELVQLKNVADKYGLDTLVEIHNEDEWEKIKDLSFPLVGINNRNLHTFEVSLTTTLELVDAVKYSGALVISESGIFTRSDVELVAKAGVDGLLVGEAFMKTDSVATLKEEFSVRKELRV; this is encoded by the coding sequence ATGACTATTTTAACGAAGATCGTAGAAGACAAAGCGAAACGTATCCCTGAATGGAAAGAAAAGTATGAGGATTTAGAAGTACCTAACGTTAAAAGGGCATCATTTATTGCTGCAATCAAGAAATCATCTGACTTAGCTATCATAGCGGAAATAAAGAAAGCTTCTCCATCAAAAGGAGTCCTTTCAGAAAACTTTGCACCTCTTAAAATAGCTGAAGCGTATGAAGCGTCACAGGTAACTTGTATTTCGGTATTGACGGATGAGGCGTTTTTTCAAGGAGGGTTTCCAATACTAGATGCTGTAAGTGATAAAGTTGCTACCCCTCTTCTGTGTAAGGATTTTATAATTGATCCTATTCAAATTAAAATGGCAGCTTTACATGGAGCGTCCTGTATTTTATTAATTGCAGCTATTTTAGAGAAAGAGGAATTAGTTCAATTAAAGAACGTTGCAGACAAATATGGATTAGATACTTTAGTAGAGATTCACAACGAAGATGAATGGGAAAAAATTAAAGATCTCTCCTTCCCGTTAGTAGGTATCAATAATCGTAATTTGCATACATTTGAAGTTTCTTTAACAACTACTTTGGAATTAGTAGATGCAGTCAAGTATTCAGGTGCTCTTGTCATTTCAGAGTCAGGGATATTCACTAGAAGTGATGTAGAATTGGTAGCAAAAGCAGGAGTGGATGGTCTCCTTGTGGGAGAAGCATTCATGAAGACAGACTCAGTAGCAACTCTAAAAGAAGAGTTCTCAGTGAGAAAAGAGTTACGTGTATGA
- the trpB gene encoding tryptophan synthase subunit beta, producing MSTVENKQFTGKFGMYGGQYVPETIMAALRELEDSYEEAKLDPSFQEELDSYLKDFVGRETPLFFAERLTKQYGGPNIYLKREDLNHTGAHKINNALGQALLAKRMGKNKIVAETGAGQHGVATATVCALFGMECIVFMGAEDVRRQALNVFRMELLGAKVVPVESGSSTLKDAVNEAMRYWVTNIVDTHYIIGSALGPHPFPTIVRDFQRVIGKETRRQFIERFDCLPDAVVACIGGGSNAIGMFHPFVEDKEVSLFGVEAAGKGTNTDKHAATLTKGTIGILHGAMMHVLQDEHGQIQEAHSVSAGLDYPGIGPEHSYLHEIGRVSYVSITDDEAMAAVAELAKVEGIIPAIESAHAIAFAKQLASDMSYNQSLVICLSGRGDKDMETIRSYGKENA from the coding sequence ATGAGCACAGTAGAGAACAAGCAATTTACAGGAAAATTTGGTATGTATGGTGGACAATATGTTCCGGAAACCATCATGGCCGCACTTCGTGAATTAGAAGATTCTTATGAAGAGGCAAAATTAGATCCTTCTTTCCAAGAAGAATTAGATAGCTATTTAAAAGATTTTGTAGGAAGAGAAACACCATTATTTTTTGCAGAGAGACTAACGAAGCAATATGGTGGTCCTAATATTTACTTAAAGCGCGAAGACTTAAACCATACAGGAGCCCATAAGATTAACAACGCTCTTGGTCAAGCTTTATTAGCTAAACGCATGGGGAAAAACAAGATCGTTGCGGAGACTGGTGCGGGTCAACATGGTGTTGCAACTGCCACTGTATGTGCCTTGTTTGGAATGGAATGTATTGTTTTCATGGGAGCGGAAGATGTTAGACGCCAAGCGTTAAATGTGTTTCGTATGGAACTGCTTGGTGCGAAAGTAGTTCCTGTCGAATCAGGTAGTTCCACATTAAAAGATGCTGTGAATGAAGCCATGAGGTATTGGGTGACAAATATTGTGGATACACATTATATTATCGGTTCCGCCCTAGGTCCGCACCCATTCCCTACAATTGTAAGAGATTTTCAACGTGTGATAGGGAAGGAAACTCGCAGGCAATTTATTGAACGTTTTGATTGTCTTCCCGATGCTGTAGTTGCTTGTATTGGCGGTGGTTCCAATGCAATCGGCATGTTCCACCCATTCGTTGAAGATAAAGAAGTTTCTCTTTTTGGAGTGGAAGCTGCTGGTAAAGGAACGAATACTGATAAACATGCTGCCACATTAACAAAAGGAACTATCGGTATATTACATGGTGCAATGATGCATGTGCTGCAAGATGAACATGGTCAAATCCAAGAAGCACATAGTGTTTCAGCAGGCTTAGATTACCCTGGAATTGGACCGGAACATAGTTATCTGCACGAAATTGGCCGTGTAAGTTATGTTTCTATTACAGATGATGAAGCGATGGCTGCCGTAGCAGAATTAGCGAAAGTGGAAGGGATTATTCCTGCAATTGAGAGTGCTCATGCGATTGCATTTGCTAAACAGTTAGCAAGCGACATGTCCTACAATCAATCACTAGTGATTTGTTTGTCTGGTCGTGGTGATAAAGATATGGAAACCATACGCTCTTATGGGAAGGAGAATGCATGA
- a CDS encoding permease: MKKTLSTIGTVLLFCFILFLFLFGDRLVDVGSTEGIGQSYLNVNTIFVGIVLEALPFILIGVFASSLIQVFVKEEWLVRVIPKKPILSIIPAIIVGALLPICECAIVPVVRRLLSKGMPVYVAMVLFVSAPVLNPIVFASTFYSFQGVPEVYWGRMILAAIVALVIGYYFVMKNFTSVLKTDAVLVSHNHQAKGFKNKTNEILQHMSDEFFDVGKFLLLGAFIAASFQAFFPRDLLESVGQSTIASPIVMMILAYILSLCSEADAFVAASFANSFSIPAILAFLVYGPMIDLKNTLLMLAYFKKGFVLRFISVVTVSVFVIIMLFTIWLGVTS, translated from the coding sequence ATGAAAAAAACACTATCCACCATTGGCACTGTTTTGCTTTTTTGTTTTATTCTTTTTCTATTCCTTTTTGGTGATAGATTAGTAGATGTGGGATCGACGGAAGGTATTGGTCAGTCATATCTAAATGTGAACACTATATTCGTAGGAATTGTACTAGAAGCCTTACCATTTATCCTAATAGGTGTGTTTGCGTCTAGTTTAATTCAAGTTTTCGTAAAGGAGGAATGGTTGGTAAGGGTAATACCAAAAAAACCAATACTCTCTATAATACCTGCCATTATAGTTGGAGCCCTTTTACCAATTTGTGAATGTGCAATTGTTCCAGTCGTTAGACGTTTACTATCAAAAGGAATGCCTGTATATGTAGCAATGGTACTATTTGTTTCCGCTCCAGTATTAAATCCAATTGTTTTTGCCTCCACTTTCTACTCATTTCAAGGAGTACCCGAAGTGTATTGGGGACGAATGATACTAGCAGCAATTGTTGCGTTAGTTATTGGTTACTATTTCGTCATGAAGAATTTCACCTCTGTTTTAAAAACGGATGCCGTTCTTGTCTCACACAACCATCAAGCAAAAGGGTTTAAAAACAAAACAAATGAAATCCTACAACATATGAGTGATGAATTCTTTGATGTTGGAAAGTTTCTTTTGTTAGGAGCTTTTATCGCTGCATCATTCCAAGCTTTCTTCCCAAGAGATCTTCTTGAATCGGTTGGACAATCTACTATTGCATCACCAATAGTAATGATGATCCTAGCATACATATTATCTTTATGTTCGGAAGCTGATGCTTTTGTTGCTGCAAGCTTTGCAAATTCATTTTCTATTCCGGCTATTTTAGCATTTTTAGTTTACGGACCTATGATTGACTTAAAAAACACATTACTAATGCTTGCTTACTTCAAAAAAGGATTTGTCCTTCGTTTTATCAGTGTGGTTACTGTTAGTGTTTTTGTCATCATAATGCTATTCACTATTTGGTTAGGGGTGACTTCATGA
- the trpA gene encoding tryptophan synthase subunit alpha, translating into MMSFLEKKIKERVERNKPVLVPYIMAGDGGLEETIRRIVLLQEAGVTAIEIGIPFSDPVADGPTIERAGIRALEKGTTLTKVLDKLIEEKNRLTVPLVIMSYVNPIFQLGLEKFAQKCAEANIQAVIIPDLPYEEQPIISPILQTKGIGIIQLVTITSSNERVDMLAKNSHGFLYAVTVAGTTGVKRDFSSDVVKNLERVNKLSPVPVLAGFGISTSKQVEDMSKVVDGVVVGSKIVSWFDDGEEAELLRFIDEVHSIDNTVRV; encoded by the coding sequence ATGATGAGTTTTCTAGAGAAAAAGATTAAGGAACGTGTGGAAAGAAATAAACCTGTTTTGGTTCCATATATTATGGCTGGAGACGGTGGATTAGAGGAAACGATAAGAAGAATCGTATTGTTACAAGAAGCTGGAGTTACGGCTATTGAAATAGGTATTCCATTCTCCGACCCGGTAGCAGATGGCCCAACAATTGAACGTGCAGGGATTAGAGCGTTAGAGAAGGGAACCACATTAACCAAGGTTTTAGATAAATTAATAGAAGAAAAGAATCGTTTAACCGTTCCTTTGGTTATTATGAGCTATGTAAATCCAATTTTTCAGTTAGGCTTAGAAAAGTTTGCGCAAAAATGTGCAGAAGCGAACATCCAAGCAGTGATTATTCCTGATCTACCTTATGAAGAACAGCCTATTATATCTCCTATTCTTCAAACAAAGGGAATTGGAATCATTCAACTTGTCACTATTACTAGCTCTAATGAACGTGTAGATATGCTTGCAAAGAATTCACATGGATTCTTATATGCAGTAACAGTGGCTGGAACAACTGGTGTAAAAAGAGATTTCTCCTCAGATGTAGTGAAAAATCTAGAACGAGTAAATAAGCTATCACCTGTACCAGTTCTAGCTGGTTTCGGTATTTCTACTTCAAAACAAGTAGAAGACATGTCAAAAGTAGTTGACGGAGTAGTGGTTGGTTCCAAGATTGTAAGTTGGTTTGACGATGGGGAAGAAGCAGAACTTCTGCGTTTTATAGATGAAGTGCATTCTATCGATAATACTGTACGTGTTTAA
- a CDS encoding TIGR03943 family putative permease subunit: MNHRLIRAIVLIGYTLLVFKLILTQSIQLFISPKMMPFIYTGLVLLVIISLHQLFQKEEHEHHGDACGCHHPPPKKVSHSIALYAAFLLPLTTGFLFTDHVLGSETASKKGVNFGGSGMSLSVSDSANDSSSEPNEGTSRAESYLEDPEAYLNSLEQQYDQNPLLNERPKSEEEFASAYTEHAETIKNTEGTFNITDDNFVRSLQAIDTHLGELKDKEIELTGFVYREEGFNDNQLVVSRFAIGCCVADAVVYGIMIEHPDAASLKSDEWVKIKGNIQSVQYGESIIPLIKDTVMEKVDKPSSPYVFEDFLILSN; the protein is encoded by the coding sequence ATGAATCATCGATTAATTCGAGCGATTGTCCTAATTGGATACACGTTATTAGTGTTTAAATTAATTCTTACGCAATCAATCCAATTATTTATCTCTCCTAAAATGATGCCTTTTATCTATACTGGTTTAGTTTTGCTAGTAATCATCTCATTGCACCAATTGTTTCAAAAAGAAGAACATGAACACCATGGAGATGCATGCGGGTGTCACCATCCTCCACCTAAGAAAGTATCTCACTCTATCGCACTTTATGCGGCTTTTCTGTTACCGCTAACGACTGGGTTCCTATTTACAGATCATGTGCTAGGTAGTGAAACAGCCTCTAAAAAAGGCGTTAATTTTGGTGGTTCTGGGATGAGCTTATCTGTATCAGATTCAGCAAATGACTCTTCTTCTGAGCCAAATGAAGGGACTTCGAGAGCAGAATCTTATTTAGAAGATCCAGAGGCATATTTAAATTCATTAGAGCAGCAATATGATCAAAATCCTCTATTGAATGAACGTCCAAAGTCAGAAGAAGAATTTGCTTCAGCATATACAGAACACGCTGAAACAATCAAGAACACAGAAGGTACGTTTAATATAACAGATGATAATTTCGTTCGCTCTTTACAAGCCATCGATACACACTTAGGGGAATTAAAAGATAAAGAGATTGAGTTAACTGGATTTGTCTATCGCGAAGAAGGGTTTAATGATAATCAATTGGTTGTATCTCGATTCGCCATAGGATGTTGTGTAGCTGACGCAGTTGTGTACGGGATTATGATTGAACATCCTGATGCCGCTTCCTTAAAATCAGACGAATGGGTGAAAATTAAAGGAAACATTCAATCTGTTCAGTATGGTGAGTCAATCATTCCACTAATAAAAGATACGGTTATGGAGAAAGTAGACAAACCATCTTCTCCTTACGTTTTTGAGGATTTCCTTATTCTTTCTAATTAA
- a CDS encoding ATP-binding protein produces the protein MLFLSFLKPLIVNYTIMFSLAFNLNLLAPFKDNKEKLTKRQFLVYSLGFSFTGVLCMLYPIESLGETNFDLRMVLILVGAIYFGLIPSFIIFLIISIGRIIIGGEFVFLGLLINFTAFVVPHMFKRFFNPFEKQFLIRCIAFYFVYFIITNILVYNMVPFVQMSFLLTYNTAFFATYLALLFLLEKLKDVNRQVEEATYLQNVHTIGQMAAAFAHEIRNPITTVRGFIQYLSTENHHKDLSKFSPLILEELDRTNQVITDYLQLAKPRKPIIDSFMVDRIVKDTISMVAPSATFQGIRFEQELSPHLFMKADGQHVKQCLLNILLNSVEASPPNSVINVSSGICSKKLFAFISVTDYGVGMTTEELEKVGILHYTTKTTGTGIGSMVVNRLLREMNGSVKYESVKNEFTKVTMFLPLHQD, from the coding sequence ATGCTTTTCCTTTCATTTTTAAAACCGTTAATTGTTAACTACACAATCATGTTTTCACTAGCATTTAACCTAAATTTACTAGCTCCTTTTAAAGACAACAAAGAAAAGTTAACAAAACGTCAATTCCTTGTGTATAGTTTGGGATTTTCTTTTACTGGGGTACTTTGTATGTTGTATCCTATTGAATCTTTAGGAGAAACCAATTTCGATCTAAGAATGGTGTTAATATTAGTAGGTGCGATCTATTTTGGTCTTATACCTAGCTTTATCATTTTTTTAATTATATCTATAGGAAGAATCATAATAGGGGGCGAATTTGTTTTTCTTGGATTACTAATAAATTTTACGGCATTTGTTGTACCTCATATGTTCAAACGTTTTTTTAATCCTTTTGAAAAACAGTTTTTAATTAGATGTATAGCCTTTTACTTTGTCTATTTCATTATCACAAATATATTAGTTTACAACATGGTACCATTTGTTCAAATGTCTTTCTTGCTTACATATAACACAGCATTTTTTGCGACCTATCTTGCACTATTGTTTCTCTTAGAAAAACTAAAAGATGTAAATAGACAAGTCGAGGAAGCAACATATTTACAAAACGTACATACTATTGGTCAAATGGCTGCAGCATTTGCACATGAAATTAGAAACCCTATTACAACTGTTAGAGGTTTTATTCAGTATTTAAGTACAGAAAATCATCACAAAGATTTATCTAAGTTTTCCCCTCTAATTTTAGAGGAATTAGATCGAACAAACCAAGTCATAACTGATTATTTACAATTAGCTAAACCTAGAAAACCTATTATAGATTCCTTTATGGTAGATCGAATTGTAAAAGATACTATTTCTATGGTTGCACCGTCTGCAACGTTTCAAGGAATCCGGTTCGAACAAGAACTTTCTCCGCATTTATTTATGAAAGCTGATGGTCAACACGTAAAACAATGCCTGTTAAATATTTTACTTAACAGTGTCGAAGCATCTCCTCCTAACAGTGTGATAAACGTCAGTAGTGGAATTTGTTCCAAAAAGCTATTTGCATTTATTTCTGTTACGGATTATGGAGTTGGAATGACCACTGAGGAATTAGAGAAAGTTGGAATCCTCCATTACACTACCAAAACAACAGGAACTGGAATTGGATCTATGGTAGTGAACAGGTTATTACGTGAAATGAATGGTTCTGTGAAATATGAAAGTGTAAAAAATGAGTTTACAAAAGTAACCATGTTCTTACCACTTCATCAAGATTGA
- a CDS encoding phosphoribosylanthranilate isomerase, translated as MIKICGITKEEEAVFLKDLPVDLIGFVFAKSKRQVTTEQARKMGRLLSPYQKKVGVFVNEEMENVNKIAIDAGLDFIQLHGEETNEDIKKAVVPVIKAIGIRKEADFELLNQYKDAAYLLVDHRTNDAYGGTGSAFDWSWLNRIPIEKRTDTFVAGGINPSNVGDLSSIGWIHHIDVSSGVEGISAKEKSLVEALIKNWKGEMMR; from the coding sequence ATGATAAAAATTTGTGGTATCACAAAAGAAGAAGAAGCGGTATTTCTAAAAGATTTACCAGTAGACCTAATAGGATTTGTTTTTGCGAAATCTAAAAGACAAGTAACTACCGAACAAGCAAGAAAGATGGGGCGTCTTTTATCCCCTTATCAAAAAAAAGTAGGAGTCTTTGTCAACGAAGAAATGGAAAATGTAAATAAAATAGCTATTGATGCAGGGTTAGACTTTATCCAACTTCACGGGGAAGAAACCAACGAAGATATAAAGAAAGCTGTTGTACCAGTCATCAAAGCAATAGGGATCCGAAAGGAAGCGGACTTTGAATTGTTAAACCAATATAAAGATGCTGCTTATTTATTAGTTGACCACCGAACGAATGATGCATACGGAGGTACAGGATCCGCATTTGATTGGTCGTGGTTAAACCGTATTCCAATAGAAAAAAGAACTGACACGTTTGTAGCTGGAGGTATTAACCCTTCTAATGTGGGGGACCTATCGTCTATTGGCTGGATTCATCATATCGATGTATCCAGTGGAGTGGAAGGAATCAGTGCAAAAGAGAAGAGTTTAGTAGAAGCCTTAATAAAGAATTGGAAAGGTGAGATGATGAGATGA